Proteins encoded within one genomic window of Eurosta solidaginis isolate ZX-2024a chromosome 1, ASM4086904v1, whole genome shotgun sequence:
- the Fntb gene encoding protein farnesyltransferase subunit beta gives MDMDEEFTFRDYTSLKRCKFDDERISTTTSREQQKTENSIEKCYNRFQQMQYLDPKVAKFHREEHQRYLESMLRRLPTNYECLDSSRPWNVYWILQAAHLLSFTFEEETLEHVVQFLTRCRHPNGGFAGGPGQYPHLAPTYAAVNSLCIIGTLSAYRAVERDSLIKFLFSVREPDGSFRLHDDGETDVRGAYCAISCAKLTNMPAEVLEKLFDKTGDWIASCQTYEGGFGGAPDLEAHGGYTFCGIAALALLDEGHKCDTQQLLKWNLQRQMPYEGGFQGRTNKLVDGCYSFWVGATIPITQAIICQEGESLKHILFDNGVLQEYILLCCQKANGGLIDKPGKPQDLYHTCYTLSGVSIAQHSESSLNPQVLGDPVNELLPTHPLFNVPPRAVALSLAHFEQLNIKSKVGTRSPSSKYESTPSDDEDSIDQEITSSASPMEAEDGLNGTEGEDDVPISSVSSSISN, from the exons ATGGACATGGATGAAGAGTTCACATTTCGAGATTATACTTCACTGAAACGTTGCAAGTTTGATGATGAACGAATATCAACAACAACATCTCGCGAACAG CAAAAAACTGAAAACTCAATCGAAAAATGTTACAACCGCTTCCAACAAATGCAGTACCTGGATCCAAAGGTGGCGAAATTTCATCGCGAAGAACACCAACGTTATTTAGAGTCAATGTTGCGCCGGTTACCAACAAATTACGAATGCCTAGACAGTAGCCGGCCATGGAATGTATATTGGATTTTACAGGCAGCACATTTGTTAAGCTTTACCTTCGAAGAGGAGACGCTAGAACATGTGGTGCAGTTCCTTACAAG GTGTCGTCACCCAAATGGCGGTTTTGCTGGCGGCCCGGGACAATATCCACACTTAGCCCCAACATATGCTGCGGTTAATAGTCTTTGCATTATTGGCACTTTAAGTGCTTATCGGGCAGTTGAACGTGAttcattaattaaatttttattttcggttCGTGAACCAGATGGTTCGTTTCGATTGCACGATGATGGTGAGACAGACGTAAGAGGTGCTTATTGTGCAATCTCCTGTGCCAAGCTAACAAATATGCCTGCAGAAGTTTTAGAGAAACTATTTGATAAAACAGGTGATTGGATAGCTAGTTGtcaaacatatgaaggtggtttTGGTGGTGCGCCAGATTTAGAGGCGCATGGCGGTTATACTTTTTGTGGTATTGCTGCACTCGCCCTGTTAGATGAGGGACACAAATGTGACACACAACAATTGCTG aAATGGAATTTGCAACGTCAAATGCCATACGAGGGTGGCTTTCAAGGGCGTACAAATAAACTAGTCGATGGGTGTTATTCATTTTGGGTTGGCGCTACAATACCAATAACTCAAGCCATTATTTGCCAAGAAG GTGAATCTTTGAAGCATATTTTATTCGATAATGGCGTGTTACAGGAGTACATTTTACTATGCTGCCAAAAAGCGAATGGTGGTTTGATTGACAAACCTGGCAA ACCACAAGACCTTTATCACACCTGTTACACACTGAGTGGTGTATCTATTGCCCAGCACTCGGAATCATCACTCAATCCACAAGTCTTAGGAGATCCTGTAAATGAGCTTCTGCCAACACATCCGCTCTTCAATGTACCACCACGTGCTGTGGCCTTATCGCTAGCTCACTTTGAGCAGCTTAATATTAAATCGAAAGTAGGTACACGTTCACCTAGTAGCAAGTACGAATCAACTCCTAGTGACGATGAAGATAGTATTGACCAGGAAATTACATCGAGTGCAAGCCCTATGGAAGCGGAGGATGGATTAAATGGCACTGAAGGTGAAGACGATGTACCCATTTCATCCGTAAGCTCATCAATATCAAACTGA